The Scleropages formosus chromosome 3, fSclFor1.1, whole genome shotgun sequence genome contains the following window.
TACTTTTGTAAGAGCTTACAAATGCGATTACATTATTGATATTATTCTAGCTCCAAGCACTTTGATTAATCACTGAAAGTTTAAGATTAtccaaataatattttttgttattttactcAGTTTCATATAGATTCCATTTGCTCTAATGTTCATGGCCCCCATGAACCTCATAGCCAAGATGGTCTCCAAGATGCTGGTGGGCAAAAAAAGCCCTGGCCATCTCATTGATGTGGTTGTAGGCCCCGATGGTGCGGAAATACTCCACGTATCTCCAAAAGTCAGAGGTTGAGTAGGGCCAATAGGGCACCACAGGTGGCTCATCATATGGAactggacaaaaacaaaacacagtcacTTAAAAGTGTAATCTCATTAttgctatttttatatttaggTAGTAGTTTTATTCAACCGTGGGTACGCGGCAGGTTTTGCCAccgcccgctgtgtggtgggtctggagttcgagcccagcttggggtgccttgcgacagactggcatcccgtctggggtgtgccccctccccccttggcctcgcaccctgcgttgccgggtaaagctccggctcgccacgaccccgcctGAGATAGgcagttgtagatgttggttggttggttttattcaactgtattttttaaaaatacattttaaagctcAGTATTCTACTGGAGCAGGCTGGGGTTAATACCAGGGTTATACTGCAGGTCCACATCTGAGACTAAAACTACTAAACTTCACATTGCAAGTATGTCTCATTGTTAAATACCATTTAGACCTGACAAAGTTAAGAAGAAACACTTGGCTATGAAGAGTGGTTGATTGTAAAGACAGAAAATTTTACTGATAGATATTTAATATCCTGAGTGATAGCCACTAATACTGGAAGGTTCAGATATTTTCAAGTACTTTATAATTAGTTTCTTGCTGCATGAAACTAACATTAAAAACTTCATagcattaataattattttgttcattaaagAAAGTATTAACATTTACCGCCTTCTGGAATCACTCTggcatctggaaaaaaaaaaacagacaggaagAGGAATCTTAAAAACGTATGCCTTCCCCACTCACAAAGGACCAATTCAGGCTCCGTAAATTATGTTCTGCCCCAGAGACACTAAGAAATGTGTGGAAACATAACCTTGAATAATAAATATTCTACAAATTTAGATTCCCTTCTCTGCTAGAGCttgtatttgtttataaaataaagacaaaattacCTTTGTTAAGGATAAAGGCATAAGAAACAAAATGGTCTAGATCCATTTGTCAactaaaactttaaaaaaatattcttgtcactcaaccctgacttggagaaACAGATAGGAAAAGTaagtatgtgtgagtgagtgttgTTATTGGTATTATATTACTACATAATCATATTATTTTGCCTTTTGCACTACTAGTAATAAAATAACAAGACAATTATTGAAAAATAGTGTATCATGTttataattttctatttttaagaCAATAATATTGCAATATGAAACAAAGGAAGTTTTAGAGAAATTACTTACTACTGAATTGATCGAGGGAGCAACAGATAAAGAAGATCCCACAAAACAGAATGGGCTTCATCTTTCCTTAAATCATAAAAACCCCAAAGAAAGCTTGAACATACAaagaaccaaaacaaacaaaccaagtCACAAATAAACATGGAATGTGCTCAAATACTTATTTTCAAAATTCCTCAaatcataaatttaaaaaaaatatgtaatatagaTTGTGCATGTTTTAAAAGATAATATGCATATGGCAGTATTACCTGCAGTGTAGCCTTCTGGTGGTGAGAGAACTGGGTCTCAGTCTGCATAGGAAGTTGAATGAGTACCAGTGTTTCAGGAGCAATGTTTAAACTGGAGTAAAAACAAATTTCCCTGTTGGGGCCTCGCTCACCTCCCTACTGATGGGATGCATTTTAATAGGGCAATCTTAATCTTTGCTCTAACATAGTTTATTGCTTTTTACTTTACACAGTTACATAGTTTTCTTTCGTGAAGCAAATACATCATATTAAACCTTATCTTAATTTAAGTAATCATGCTGAAAGAACCTCCCTTCCCACAAAATTATACAAATGGTAACTGAGCTATTATGTTTTCTTACTGCACTTACAAGGAAATGTCTATTCAAAAGTATATGAATACaattttataatataaatacattttagaatgtattaataataatactgcatTTAGAATTTGCTTCAGGGCAAGGAATACTACCAACTGGTTACAGGTTGTTCATTCTAGGTAGATGAGAAACTGGCCTGTAATTCAGGACTGAATTTGGGTTCAGAGTTTCTTTAATAGTGGGTGAAATATGGTCAGTTTTGAACGCAAGTGGGGAGCAACCAGAAGAGGGCCTGGAATTAATACAAAGGGAGATAAACTAAACAAGTTATGGTGAAATGGCTTTCAAGAGAGGGGGTCAAAGGATGAGGTGGTGGCTCTATGTAAGAACAGGATGTTTAAGATTTTGCCTTCAGAGGAGGGTTGAAAAGAAGAGAGTAAGGCTTTGTTGGGAAAATTGGCATATTGGTGATGGAATCAACTTTGTCTAAAGAATAAGGCAAAACAGTCAGCGATGAGGTTGTAGGagggaggacgaggaggagggcATATGAGGGAAGAAAAATGGTGAAAAGTACATTGGGATTGTTGGTTGTAGACTGCATGTTTTTCTGGATGAGAGTAGTTTTTGTTGAGGAAATGGCAGAATTAAAGAATGCAATGAGCTCCTTATGAACTGCCATGTCTAGAACATTTAGACTACTGTTGGTACAGAGTGTATCTCACAACCATGGGGTGAAGGTGGGGTGTGCTTCTCTGGAAGTTAGAGAACAGAGAGAGTCAATAGAGGGAAACAGGACTAGAAGAGTGACACTGGTGGtgtcatttgttttcaaatcAGAGTATTTTGCAGTAGATTTGAGGGAGGTTAGcacagcagaggagaggaaagtaGATAGAAGGGATTTTAAGTTGCACCAGGATACGATGGAGGGTGCAAAGGAGGGTGGGGTAGGAGTAGTGATGGAAGGTTAGTCCAGCTCGCACAGACAAACTCAATTTTGAGTATTTCTGACACAGAAAGCAAAATGGGCAGCAGTACTTAGGTAGCAGCACTGGCCTCCCATGAGGGACTCCTGCATTTTGACTCCCTTCTCTTTGCACCCTGAGTCTTAGCATCACAAGGCTGCCACTATATATCAGCTACCACAATAACAAGCCATCTAGGCTGATTTTACATCAGCCGAGAACAAACTATTTCCTGATTGACACAAccgaaaaaaaaatgtatcttattATCTCTCACCTGTCTGTGTGTTGCACTGCGGTTTGTCTTAGCATACCTACATTTAACATCTTCTAGTGTTTGTTGctttgtaaaaatacagtaaagccCACAACAAACCATGAAAGAACAGCTCACCACAAAACTTTCCAGCCCTCCTGCAATGTTCTCAGCAACAAAACATGTAAACCAAAAAGCCAAATGCTTGAGAAGACTGTTGATCACAGCTGACCACTGACCTTGGCATTTTGGTGTGAACATTTTGATATAATCTGTGGTAACATTGTCAACACAGAAGATTAAAAATAGGGGAAGTGGAAAGAGTCTATTTATACCTTTATCTCTTTAAGAAAAACCAATACTTATGTGTTCAAGAAGTTTGTAACAAGGAACTGTAAATGAAAGAAGCGTCCATTacaaatgattttattttacttgtttgtaacaaataataaaaagttaTATGAATATAAAACCCTCAAAAACATCTGAAAGGATACATTTCCAGAGAGCTTTTAGTATACAATAAATTATATGAAGAAACTGAGTATTTTTCCCTGAGGGacagttttaattttcactgaTTGTTATGACATAATGTTTGAATGCACAGCCCTTTCTAATAGCACTCCAACAGAAGTGTGCTCTTCCTCTCTCAGAAAATAACTGAAACAATCATTGAAACAAGACATCCTTTTGTCAAGCTTTTAAAGGTAGTGTTCACTAATcaaactaaaaatacatttcagttacttttacattttctttttggtaAGTAATAGTTTTACAGGAACAAATTGCTGACTTTAGAGTTTCTTTACTTTGCAGGGTTTATCCACTGAACTGGGGACTCGACAGAAAGAACAAGGTCATGACACTGTTCTTTCCTTTTGCAGTTTCCTGGAACTGGAAACAACagaagacaaacattttttacacaTCAGCCTGAGCATTTGAAATAACTCACTTTGTTACAGGGCATTGCAGTGATCCATCTTTCTCCCAGATGGCTTTGTATAAAATACCTTTAAGTTCCTGGATCAAAGCTCACGTATGTACACAGGTTCAATATGCAGTGGCACTGGCTCCCCATCTGTAATCAAATTTGGAATTTCTGCAAATAATAATCATTGTTATCTATAAATTAATTTGTCTTTGGAgatgaacaagcagttattacaTGTTAAGCATACAAGTTTGTCACTTTTCAACAATGCCCGTTATTCTATAATACCTACGTGTGTCTGgtacatgttttcttttctttcttctcttatGAATGTAGAATAAAGTTCCAGTAAGAAAGAATGCAGATACTGCACATGGGATTATAATCCATGGATAATGTAATACTGAaatgtgcaaagaaaaaatattagatattttaatgttgttcttTATAATGGTACACTGTAGCTGAGCTTCTGTGTTAGACTATTTCAGGAAATGCCATGACGATACCATTGTACACTGATGGTAAACTCAGTCTGAAGGACACTGGATTTTAATGAGTTTCTGAAGTTATCGGATGATGGAACAAACTTTCTTCCTCAAATCATTGCCTTAAATCTGCAAGTGCAGTATCCTCTTATGAAGGACAGAATGAACActatacatacatgcacatacacacgtgTTTTTAGGTGTTACCTGATACATTATGGGCACACACATCCAGGTCCAGCGGCTCACTGCTCTCTCTGCTGACAATATTCTGGGCGGTACATGTGtagtttttcttgccttttccATCCTTTACCTTCATTTGCATAACAGAGCCCTGCCGCACAAAGCAGCTGTTGCCACAGGGGGGCAGTATTTCCCAGGAATAGGTCACATCGCTGCCCTCACTGCTGGAGCAGCTCAGAGTCAAATTGCCGGATTGACAGTCGACTGTAACGCTGGGTTTAGAAACCGGTTCTACAGTGAaaggatggggaaaaaatagacACAAGCAAGGtctattatgaaaaaaaatcttacattttaaaattaacagtGATTACTATAAATAGTTGTTCTTAGGCTTAATCGGTTAAATTACGTAATCGGCtctttatttaaattcagtatTTTACCAATCCATTGTTtcaacatttcatttgtgtCGCAGATGCTTAAACGGGTATATTTTTATCGGCACAGACACGCTGCAacagtatccatccatccatccatccatcttcctccgcttatccggggccgggtcgcgggggcagcagtccgagcagagtactccagacctccctctccccgcacacctcctccagttcctctgggggaaccccaaggcgttcccaggccagccgggagacatagtctctccaacgtgtcctgggtctgccccgaggcctcctcccagtgggacaagcccggagcacctccccagggaggcgtccaggaggcatccggaacagatgcccgagccacctcaactggctcctctcgatgcggaggagcagcggctctactccgagctcctcccgggtgactgagctcctcaccctatccctaagggtgcgcccagccactctgcggaggaaactcatttctgccgcttgtatccgcgatctcattctttcggtcatgatccagagttcatgaccataggtgagggtaggaacgtagatcgaccggtaaattgagagcttcgccttacgactcagctccctcttcaccacaacagaccggtacaatgaccgcattactgcagacgccgcaccgatccgtctgtcgacctgccgctccatttttccctcactcgtgaacaagaccccaagatacttaaactcctccacttgagggagcaactcccccctaacccggagggagcaatccacctttttccgactgagaaccatggcctcggatttggaggtgctgattctcatccccgccgcttcgcactcggctgcaaacctccccagtgcacgctgcaagtcttgacttgatgaagccaacaggaccacatcgtccgcaaaaagcagagacgagatctcgcggccaccaaaacagacaccctccgttccctgactgcgcctagaaattctgtccataaaaataatgaacagaatcggtgacaaagggcagccctggcggagtccaacatgcaccgggaacaggtctgacttactgccggcaatgcgaaccaagctcctgctccggtcatacagggaacgaacagcccgtagcaacgagccccgaaccccataatcccgaagcaccccccacaggatgccacgagggacacggtcgaatgccttctccaggtccacaaaacacatatggactggttgggcaaactcccacgaaccctccaacaccctagtgagggtatagagctggtccagtgttccacggccagggcgaaaaccgcattgctcctcctgaatccgaggttcgactatcggtcggattctcctttccagtaccctggcatagactttcccagggaggctaaggagtgtgatccccctgtagttggaacacaatctccggtcccccttcttaaaaagagggaccaccaccccggtctgccagtccagaggcaccgttcccgaactccacgcgatgctgcagaggcgtgtcaggcaagacagccccacaacatccagagacttgagaaactcggggcggatctcatccacccccggagccttgccaccgaggagttttttgactacctcagcaacttcagccagggtaatggacgagtccccctccgagtccccagcctcagcttcctctacggaaggcgtgtcggagggattgaggagatcctcaaagtactccttccaccgcccgagaacatcctcagctgaggtcagcagcgcaccacttccactgtaaacagtgttcgtggaacaccgcttcccccctctgagtcgccggacggtttgccagaatctctttgaggccgaccgaaagtcttcctccatggcctcaccgaactcctcccaagcccgagtttttgccgcggcgactgccagagccgcgctccgtttggcccgtcggtacccgtcagctgcttcaggagtcccatgagccagccaggcccgatagaactccttcttcagcttgacggcatcccttacttccggtgtccaccaccgtgttcggggattgccgccgcgacaggcaccggagaccttatggccgcagctccgaacagccgcaccgacaatggaggagcggaacatagtccattcagactcaatgtcccccacctccctcgggacctggttgaagctctgtcggaggtgggagttgaagacctctctgacaggggcctccgccaaacgttcccaacagaccctcactatgcgtttgggcctgccaggtctgtccagctttttcccccgccatcgaatccaactcaccaccaggtggtgatcagttgacagctcagcccctctcttcacccgagtgtccaagacatatggccgaaggtcagaagaaacgactacaaagtcgatcatcgacctccgacctagggtgtcctggtgccaagtgcactggtggacacccttatgcatgaacatggtgttcgttatggataaaccgcgactagcacagaaatccaataacaactcaccgctcgggttcagatcagggaggccgttcctcccaatcacgcccctccaggtatcactgtcgctgcccacgtgggcgttaaagtcccccagtagaacgacagagtccccagtgggagcgctttccagcacgccccccagggactctaaaaaggccgggtactctacactgccgctaggcgcataagcacaaacgacagtgagagaccgttccctgacccgaaggcgtagggagatgaccctctcattcaccggggtagactccaacacatggcggctgaactggggggctattaataagcccacaccagcccgccgcctctcaccttgggcaacgccagaatagtggagagtccaccctcgatcgagtagagtggttccagaacccaagctgtgagtggaagtgagcccgactatatctagacggtatctctcaacttcccgcaccagctcaggctccttccccgccagtgaggtgacattccaagtcccaaaaaccagagttggcgcccgaggttcgggtcggccgggcactcggccccgaccaccgcccaaatcacaacgcaccggccccttatggtttctccggcaggtggtgagcccaccgaagagcggctccacgttgtggcttcgggctgagcccggccaggccccgtgggcatagacctggccaccaggcgctcgcatgcgagccccccccccccaggcctggctccagggtggggccccggtgaccccataccgggcggggtaaacggacgccttgatttttttgtcataaggggtttttgaaccgcgctttgtctcgtctgtcatccaggacctgtctgccatgggagaccctaccaggggcatgtagccccagacaacatagctcctggactcattcaggcactcaaacccctccaccacgataaggtggcggttcacggaggagcgcTGCAACAGTATCTTTACGGTAAATAGTGAAAGTTTGATATTTAAAGTACTAGTATTTATTGAACAGCTCATGAGCCGTTACAAACAAATTTACGTTACTTGTAAGATGAAACTTCTTTTTAACGAAAGCCAGTCCTTCCACAAATCATGATCGTAGCGTTAAGGGTTAATTTAACGATTACGATTGTTCTGAGATCGTAATTCTACGATTATTCCGTAGATTACGATCGACGTAGTGATATGATGATGGTGCTTTTTGAATTTTAACGAAT
Protein-coding sequences here:
- the otos gene encoding otospiralin, with product MKPILFCGIFFICCSLDQFSNARVIPEGVPYDEPPVVPYWPYSTSDFWRYVEYFRTIGAYNHINEMARAFFAHQHLGDHLGYEVHGGHEH
- the LOC114910185 gene encoding SLAM family member 7-like encodes the protein MKVGDSVQFPFTPIGNHSYKVELVFNCVDVVLWLPQVSLLQTHLHYEGRVNIQDNIISLERLQLSDSGFYNLKIDYFTGQRPQNERFHLQVFEPVSKPSVTVDCQSGNLTLSCSSSEGSDVTYSWEILPPCGNSCFVRQGSVMQMKVKDGKGKKNYTCTAQNIVSRESSEPLDLDVCAHNVSEIPNLITDGEPVPLHIEPVYIREL